In a single window of the Nocardioides sp. genome:
- a CDS encoding RDD family protein produces the protein MGEFGQVGGGRPADDDPEVTRVRQPGPPDSPTPPQQGTPYAQPPYGGPVGAQPPAPNPYAPAGQAPYAMPDHNAYASSPPAGYPSGPPMGYGPPMDFYATFGDRAVATLWDAVYGLPPFALMMLGAVVMVGGGALSSSNELEAGAVVMILGAVIVLAATVWSLWRLIANYMLDQGRTGYTYGKRKVGIRCVLAVDGQAPGAGVTFGKYVIHALINQCFYIDYLWCAWDEKRQTLADKMLNTLVIKQPDPLGQSPMFGKRKAG, from the coding sequence ATGGGTGAGTTCGGGCAGGTGGGCGGCGGTCGTCCGGCAGACGACGACCCCGAGGTGACGCGCGTACGCCAACCTGGCCCCCCGGACTCACCCACTCCCCCACAGCAGGGGACCCCCTACGCCCAGCCTCCCTACGGCGGACCTGTCGGCGCCCAGCCTCCTGCGCCGAATCCGTACGCGCCGGCGGGGCAGGCCCCCTACGCGATGCCCGACCACAACGCGTACGCCTCATCGCCGCCGGCCGGCTACCCGTCGGGGCCCCCGATGGGCTATGGCCCACCGATGGACTTCTATGCCACGTTCGGTGACCGAGCCGTCGCGACACTGTGGGATGCGGTGTACGGCTTGCCGCCGTTCGCGCTGATGATGCTCGGCGCAGTCGTCATGGTGGGAGGCGGAGCGCTGTCTTCGTCGAACGAGCTCGAGGCGGGCGCCGTTGTGATGATTCTCGGTGCCGTGATCGTGCTCGCAGCGACGGTCTGGTCACTGTGGCGCCTCATCGCCAACTACATGCTCGACCAGGGCCGCACCGGCTACACGTACGGCAAGCGCAAGGTCGGCATCCGCTGCGTCCTGGCGGTGGATGGCCAGGCACCGGGCGCCGGTGTCACGTTCGGCAAGTACGTCATCCACGCGCTGATCAACCAGTGCTTCTACATCGACTATCTGTGGTGCGCGTGGGATGAAAAGCGCCAGACTCTGGCCGACAAGATGCTGAACACCCTGGTGATCAAGCAGCCGGACCCGCTGGGGCAGTCTCCGATGTTCGGCAAGCGCAAGGCCGGTTGA
- a CDS encoding NAD(P)-binding domain-containing protein: protein MSQQPQGTQPRVCIIGAGSSGLTAMQVLKARGIAYDCFELGSQVGGNWRYDNDNGVSSAYRSLHINTSREAMQYAAYPMPTSLPEYPSHWQIAQYFDDYVEHFGLRETITLRTEVTKVEPAGSRWDVTFRSRDGGEPQSRTYDHVIVANGHHWSPRWPEPSFPGSDSFPGEQIHAHYYRTPDILQGKRVVVLGIGNSATDIAVESSRNAKETYLAMRRGAHILPKFLFGVPTDHLTSSPLARGPFRLQKLGMKTMLRLAVGKVTDYGLPEPDHDVLEAHPTVSDDLLTRLGHGDITVKPNIARFDGSTVVFTDGSTVEADVVVYCTGYQVSFPFLAGGVIDVRDNHIDLYRRVVAPERPGLYFLGLIQPLGAVMPLAEAQAHWVADLIAGEVSLPSLAEMRSQIQAYDHALRKRYVASKRHTIQVDAHDYKQELLKERKARRVG, encoded by the coding sequence GTGAGCCAGCAGCCCCAGGGAACTCAACCTCGCGTGTGCATCATCGGCGCCGGCTCGTCCGGCTTGACCGCGATGCAGGTGCTGAAGGCGCGCGGGATCGCGTACGACTGCTTCGAACTCGGCTCGCAGGTCGGCGGCAACTGGCGCTACGACAACGACAACGGAGTGTCGAGCGCGTACCGCAGCCTGCACATCAATACGTCCAGAGAGGCGATGCAGTACGCCGCGTACCCGATGCCGACGAGCCTGCCCGAATACCCCAGCCACTGGCAGATCGCGCAGTACTTCGACGACTACGTCGAGCACTTCGGACTGCGCGAAACGATCACGCTCCGCACCGAAGTGACCAAGGTCGAGCCTGCCGGGTCGCGCTGGGACGTGACCTTCCGATCCCGCGACGGCGGCGAGCCACAGAGTCGGACGTACGACCACGTCATCGTCGCCAACGGGCACCACTGGAGTCCGCGGTGGCCCGAGCCGAGTTTCCCGGGCAGCGACTCGTTCCCCGGAGAGCAGATCCACGCCCACTACTACCGCACGCCCGACATCTTGCAGGGCAAGCGAGTCGTGGTGCTGGGCATCGGCAACTCGGCGACCGACATCGCGGTGGAGTCGTCGCGCAACGCCAAGGAGACCTATCTCGCGATGCGCCGCGGGGCGCACATCCTGCCGAAGTTCCTCTTCGGGGTGCCCACCGATCACTTGACCAGTTCGCCACTGGCGCGTGGGCCGTTCCGACTGCAGAAACTCGGCATGAAGACGATGCTGCGGCTCGCCGTGGGCAAGGTGACCGACTATGGCCTGCCCGAGCCTGATCACGACGTTCTGGAGGCGCACCCGACCGTTAGCGACGATCTGCTGACCCGGCTTGGACACGGCGACATCACCGTGAAGCCCAACATCGCGCGCTTCGACGGCTCGACGGTGGTGTTCACCGACGGCTCGACCGTCGAGGCCGATGTGGTCGTCTATTGCACCGGCTATCAGGTGTCGTTCCCATTCCTGGCCGGCGGCGTGATCGACGTCCGCGACAACCACATCGACCTCTATCGCCGCGTGGTCGCGCCGGAGCGACCGGGGCTCTATTTCCTCGGTCTGATCCAGCCGCTCGGTGCGGTGATGCCGCTGGCCGAGGCGCAGGCACACTGGGTCGCCGACCTGATCGCGGGAGAGGTGTCGCTGCCATCGCTTGCAGAGATGCGGTCGCAGATCCAGGCGTACGACCACGCCTTGCGCAAGCGGTATGTCGCCAGCAAGCGGCACACCATCCAGGTTGATGCGCACGACTACAAACAGGAGCTCCTCAAGGAGCGCAAGGCGCGTCGAGTGGGCTGA
- a CDS encoding SDR family oxidoreductase, with protein sequence MGNESKAILVTGASSGLGAEMARQFADLGYDLALCARRLDRLEALHTEILAAHPDRRVEVAACDVTHDDPSDPDSVFGVFKRFAASLGQLDRIVINAGLGKGAPLGTGGYRANRETAMTNFVGTLAQTEAAMEVFRAQGGGHLVMVSSMSAMRGLPKTMTTYAATKAGVAHLAEGLRTELYGKPGWQITVLYPGYIASEMNDGVAAAQNKMMVSTEVGVAAMVKAIESETASACVPPLPWAPLSVAMKYAPLPVFKRMI encoded by the coding sequence ATGGGGAACGAATCAAAGGCGATCCTGGTCACTGGTGCCTCTTCCGGGCTCGGCGCGGAGATGGCGCGACAGTTCGCAGATCTGGGGTACGACCTCGCGCTGTGCGCGCGACGACTCGACCGGTTGGAGGCGTTGCATACCGAGATCCTCGCCGCACACCCGGACCGGCGCGTGGAGGTGGCGGCCTGCGATGTCACCCATGACGACCCGTCGGACCCGGACTCGGTGTTCGGCGTCTTCAAGCGGTTTGCCGCCTCCTTGGGCCAACTGGATCGAATCGTCATCAACGCCGGTCTCGGCAAGGGCGCACCGCTGGGCACGGGTGGATATCGCGCCAACCGGGAGACGGCGATGACCAACTTCGTCGGCACGCTCGCGCAGACCGAAGCCGCGATGGAGGTCTTCCGCGCCCAGGGCGGGGGCCATCTGGTGATGGTCTCGTCGATGTCGGCGATGCGTGGCCTGCCCAAGACGATGACGACGTACGCCGCCACCAAGGCCGGGGTCGCCCACCTCGCCGAGGGACTGCGTACGGAGCTCTACGGCAAGCCGGGCTGGCAGATCACCGTGCTCTATCCGGGCTATATCGCCTCGGAGATGAACGACGGCGTGGCCGCGGCGCAGAACAAGATGATGGTCTCCACCGAGGTCGGCGTCGCGGCGATGGTGAAGGCGATCGAGTCTGAGACCGCCTCGGCGTGCGTACCCCCGCTGCCGTGGGCGCCGCTTTCGGTGGCGATGAAGTACGCCCCCCTGCCGGTCTTCAAGCGGATGATCTGA
- a CDS encoding histidine phosphatase family protein gives MGRILVVRHGQASFGADDYDVLSPLGERQAAITGEFVREFAPDVVIHGTMRRQRDTALLAAQAAEWRAPLEVDAAWNEMDHLNVLSRLAAPSTPTREAFQAHFNEATERWQSGEFDDEYDETFAAFWSRCLEALERATAYERAVVVTSGGPIAVLATHLIAGDLTTYQRLCPVIVNASVTRVLTGSTGQTLLSFNEHAQFGDQTRTYR, from the coding sequence ATGGGGCGGATCCTGGTCGTACGCCACGGGCAGGCGTCGTTCGGAGCCGACGACTACGACGTGTTGTCGCCGCTCGGGGAGCGGCAGGCCGCGATCACCGGGGAGTTCGTACGAGAGTTCGCGCCCGACGTGGTCATCCACGGGACGATGAGGCGCCAGCGCGACACGGCTCTCCTGGCGGCGCAGGCCGCCGAGTGGCGGGCGCCCCTCGAGGTCGACGCCGCCTGGAACGAGATGGATCACCTCAACGTGCTCTCTCGACTCGCTGCGCCGTCGACCCCCACGCGCGAAGCGTTCCAAGCCCACTTCAACGAGGCGACCGAGCGTTGGCAGTCGGGGGAGTTTGACGACGAGTACGACGAGACGTTCGCGGCGTTCTGGTCACGTTGTCTGGAGGCGCTCGAACGCGCGACGGCGTACGAACGAGCCGTGGTCGTGACGAGCGGTGGCCCGATCGCGGTCTTGGCGACGCACCTGATCGCCGGTGACCTCACGACCTATCAGCGGCTGTGTCCGGTGATCGTGAACGCGTCCGTGACGCGGGTGCTTACCGGCTCGACGGGGCAGACGCTGCTGAGCTTCAACGAGCATGCGCAGTTCGGGGACCAGACGCGTACGTATCGCTGA
- a CDS encoding phosphotransferase family protein produces the protein MSTPARDTAADAKALREEDAFDVAAVHAWLQQHASDEFRDVVATQTLPEVRQFPGGASNLTYLLRYPDRDLILRRPPVGAKAKSAHDMGREYRIQSALKPVYPQVPAMVGFCEDDSVIGSDFYVMERVEGAISRKDLPWDLTPSQVGDLCRNFWDGLIELHSIDVTSVPALAALGKGDGYVTRQVSGWTDRMTRATTDDMGDWSDITSWLHEHQPADVAQVLIHNDYRLDNVVLATDSAGELVDNGRIVGVLDWEMATVGDPLMDLGGSASYWIQADDDPFMQGFRRQPSNAEGMWTRQQIVDYYCERMGYDLSPEQWRFYEVFGHFRLAVIAQQIWYRYFHKQTTNPAYAIFGPAVAVLEAHCRRLTGEQGSSA, from the coding sequence GTGAGTACGCCAGCACGCGACACCGCTGCTGACGCCAAGGCTCTGCGCGAGGAAGACGCCTTCGACGTCGCCGCCGTGCACGCGTGGCTGCAGCAGCACGCCTCGGATGAGTTCCGCGACGTCGTCGCGACCCAGACCCTGCCGGAGGTGCGGCAGTTCCCTGGAGGCGCGAGCAACCTGACGTACCTCTTGCGCTATCCCGACCGCGACCTGATCTTGCGCCGCCCGCCAGTTGGCGCGAAGGCGAAGAGTGCCCACGACATGGGCCGCGAATACCGCATCCAGAGCGCGCTCAAGCCGGTCTATCCACAGGTGCCGGCCATGGTCGGGTTCTGTGAGGACGACTCCGTCATCGGCTCGGACTTCTATGTGATGGAGCGCGTCGAGGGCGCGATCAGCCGCAAGGACCTGCCGTGGGACCTCACGCCTTCCCAGGTGGGCGACCTGTGTCGCAACTTCTGGGACGGGCTTATCGAGTTGCACTCCATTGATGTCACGTCGGTGCCCGCACTCGCCGCCCTTGGCAAGGGCGACGGCTATGTCACGCGTCAGGTCTCCGGCTGGACCGACCGGATGACGCGCGCGACCACCGACGACATGGGGGACTGGTCCGACATCACCTCCTGGCTCCACGAGCACCAGCCTGCGGACGTCGCGCAGGTGCTGATCCACAACGACTACCGGCTCGACAACGTAGTGCTGGCCACCGACAGTGCCGGCGAGCTTGTGGATAACGGCCGAATCGTCGGGGTCCTCGACTGGGAGATGGCTACCGTCGGCGACCCGCTGATGGACCTGGGCGGCTCGGCGTCGTACTGGATCCAGGCCGACGACGACCCCTTCATGCAAGGTTTTCGCCGCCAGCCGTCCAACGCCGAAGGCATGTGGACGCGCCAGCAGATCGTCGACTACTACTGCGAACGCATGGGCTATGACCTCTCGCCCGAGCAGTGGCGGTTCTATGAGGTCTTCGGGCACTTCCGCCTCGCGGTGATCGCCCAACAGATCTGGTACCGCTACTTCCACAAGCAGACGACCAACCCGGCGTACGCCATCTTCGGCCCCGCCGTCGCGGTGCTTGAAGCGCACTGTCGACGCCTCACTGGCGAGCAAGGCTCGAGCGCCTGA
- a CDS encoding SDR family NAD(P)-dependent oxidoreductase: MRRVLITGAAAGLGAALTAAFRARGDEVLTTDISDGVDLRLDITSPDDWSAAQQAVAERWGGLDILVNNAGVAGGGRLDVCGLDEWRWITEINLFGIVQGMQAFIPLFKTQRSGHIVNVASLAGLVHPAGMGSYNAVKAAVVALTETAGHELAPYDVRASVVCPSYFRTGLVDDLRGADEALGSVIKGLVANSPFGADDIARAVLEGIDNGDDVILPDDAARAAYALKVGDRPAYDTQMRRQAARLEALS, translated from the coding sequence ATGCGACGCGTCCTGATCACCGGAGCAGCGGCTGGGCTCGGCGCCGCACTCACCGCCGCCTTCCGGGCCCGCGGAGACGAGGTGCTGACCACCGACATCTCGGATGGTGTCGACCTTCGCCTCGACATCACCTCCCCGGACGACTGGTCTGCCGCGCAGCAGGCCGTCGCCGAACGCTGGGGCGGCCTCGACATCCTGGTCAACAATGCCGGTGTCGCTGGCGGTGGTCGGCTCGACGTCTGCGGGCTCGACGAATGGCGCTGGATCACCGAGATCAACCTCTTCGGGATCGTCCAGGGCATGCAGGCGTTCATCCCGCTCTTCAAGACGCAGCGCAGCGGCCACATCGTCAACGTCGCCTCACTCGCGGGTCTCGTACACCCGGCCGGGATGGGCTCCTACAACGCGGTCAAGGCGGCGGTCGTCGCCCTGACCGAGACGGCTGGCCACGAGCTCGCGCCGTACGACGTGCGCGCCTCGGTGGTCTGCCCGTCGTACTTCCGCACCGGCCTCGTCGATGACCTGCGCGGCGCCGACGAAGCGCTCGGCTCGGTGATCAAGGGCCTCGTCGCCAACAGCCCGTTCGGTGCCGATGACATCGCCCGTGCGGTGCTGGAGGGCATCGACAATGGCGACGACGTGATCCTGCCCGACGATGCGGCCCGTGCGGCGTACGCCCTCAAGGTCGGTGACCGGCCGGCGTACGACACCCAGATGCGCCGACAGGCCGCCCGATTGGAGGCGCTGTCGTGA
- a CDS encoding 3-hydroxyacyl-CoA dehydrogenase family protein — MPLVEIIKGAETSDEALAKAYDVVLQIRKTPIVVNDSRGFYTSRVIGFMVNEGMAMLAEGVRPYSIERATTQAGYPAPVLQLSDELNLELMGKIAKATREAAERDGVAYAGHPGAAVVDKMLEAGRAGRLRGAGFYEYDNGQRAGIWSGLTELFPPADEQIPFQDIKDRMLFAEALETAKCFEEGVIESAAAANIGSIMGIGFPANTGGAAQFMTGYVARDVEGNPTGETGLAAFVARADELAERYGDRFAPTARLREMAAAGESFPA, encoded by the coding sequence ATGCCGCTGGTCGAGATCATCAAGGGCGCAGAGACGTCCGACGAGGCGCTCGCCAAGGCGTACGACGTGGTGCTGCAGATCCGCAAGACGCCGATCGTGGTCAACGACAGCCGTGGTTTCTACACCTCGCGGGTCATCGGCTTCATGGTCAACGAGGGCATGGCGATGCTGGCCGAGGGCGTACGTCCGTACTCCATCGAGCGCGCCACCACCCAGGCCGGCTACCCGGCTCCGGTGCTGCAGCTCTCCGACGAGCTCAACCTCGAACTCATGGGCAAGATCGCCAAGGCGACCCGCGAGGCCGCCGAGCGTGACGGTGTTGCGTACGCCGGCCACCCCGGTGCGGCCGTGGTCGACAAGATGCTGGAGGCCGGTCGTGCCGGTCGTCTGCGCGGGGCTGGCTTCTATGAGTACGACAACGGTCAGCGCGCGGGCATCTGGTCGGGCCTGACCGAGCTCTTCCCGCCCGCCGACGAGCAGATCCCGTTCCAAGACATCAAGGACCGGATGCTCTTCGCCGAGGCGTTGGAGACCGCGAAGTGCTTCGAAGAGGGCGTCATCGAGTCGGCAGCTGCGGCCAACATCGGCTCGATCATGGGCATCGGCTTCCCGGCCAACACCGGCGGTGCCGCGCAGTTCATGACCGGGTACGTCGCGCGTGACGTCGAGGGCAACCCGACCGGCGAGACCGGTCTGGCGGCCTTCGTGGCGCGTGCCGACGAGTTGGCTGAACGCTACGGCGACCGGTTTGCTCCCACCGCTCGCTTGCGCGAGATGGCGGCGGCAGGGGAGTCCTTCCCGGCCTGA
- a CDS encoding acetyl-CoA C-acetyltransferase has translation MAEAFVYDHIRTPRGRGKANGSLHEVKPVELVVGLLDELKTRNPNLDVNRVDDVVLGIVSPVADQGGDLAKTAALAAGYPETVAGVQLNRFCASGLEAVNQAAGRVASGFEDLIIAGGVESMSRVPMGSDGGAWASDPATALKTGFVPQGIGADLIATLEGWSREDVDTYAAESHHRAAKAWANGYFNGSVVPVKDLNGVPVLEQDETIRPDTSPEGLAGLKASFAQIGADAGFDDVALEKYHWVEKINHVHHAGNSSGIVDGAALTLVGNEEIGEQLGLKPRAQILATAVSGADPTIMLTGPAPAARKALAKAGLEVEDIDLFEINEAFAAVAMRFMRDMGISHDITNVNGGAIAMGHPLGATGAMILGTLIDELERRDLKRGLATLCVGGGMGIATIVELV, from the coding sequence ATGGCAGAAGCATTTGTGTACGACCACATTCGTACGCCCCGAGGCCGCGGCAAGGCCAACGGCTCCCTCCACGAGGTGAAGCCGGTCGAGCTCGTCGTCGGCTTGCTCGACGAACTCAAGACGCGCAACCCCAACCTCGACGTCAACCGCGTCGACGACGTGGTGCTCGGCATCGTGTCGCCCGTGGCCGATCAAGGTGGCGACCTGGCCAAGACCGCGGCGCTCGCTGCTGGCTACCCCGAGACCGTCGCGGGTGTGCAGCTCAACCGCTTCTGCGCCTCCGGCCTGGAGGCCGTCAACCAGGCCGCGGGTCGCGTGGCCTCGGGCTTCGAAGACCTGATCATCGCCGGTGGCGTCGAGTCGATGAGCCGCGTACCCATGGGCTCCGACGGTGGCGCCTGGGCCTCCGACCCGGCCACCGCGCTCAAGACCGGCTTCGTACCCCAAGGCATCGGCGCCGACCTGATCGCCACGCTCGAAGGCTGGAGCCGCGAGGACGTCGACACGTACGCCGCCGAGTCCCACCACCGCGCCGCCAAGGCGTGGGCCAACGGCTACTTCAACGGCTCCGTCGTCCCGGTCAAGGACCTCAACGGTGTCCCCGTGCTCGAACAGGACGAGACCATCCGCCCCGACACCTCGCCCGAGGGGCTCGCCGGGCTCAAGGCGTCCTTCGCGCAGATCGGCGCTGACGCGGGCTTCGACGACGTGGCGCTGGAGAAGTACCACTGGGTCGAGAAGATCAACCACGTCCACCACGCGGGCAACTCGTCGGGCATCGTCGACGGTGCCGCGCTGACGCTGGTCGGCAACGAGGAGATCGGCGAACAGCTCGGCCTCAAGCCGCGCGCGCAGATCCTCGCCACGGCAGTTTCTGGCGCCGACCCGACGATCATGCTCACCGGACCTGCTCCGGCCGCGCGCAAGGCGCTGGCCAAGGCGGGCCTGGAGGTCGAGGACATCGACCTCTTCGAGATCAACGAGGCGTTCGCCGCTGTGGCGATGCGTTTCATGCGCGACATGGGCATCAGCCACGACATCACCAACGTCAACGGTGGCGCGATCGCGATGGGTCACCCGCTGGGTGCGACCGGCGCGATGATCCTCGGCACTTTGATCGACGAGCTCGAACGCCGCGACCTCAAGCGGGGACTGGCCACGCTTTGCGTCGGCGGCGGCATGGGCATCGCGACGATCGTAGAACTGGTCTGA
- a CDS encoding MerR family transcriptional regulator, producing MTCGTAHATAPRGAQRKGGSAITATAQAPADDDGLLTLEQLTERVGMSVRNVRFYTSRGLVPPPLRRGRVGYYTADHVARLGLVQELQSHGFTLSAIERYVARIPADATPENIALHKAMLVPWQAATSVSMSGPELQRRAGRTLSSEDLETLSALGVISANGSRWEVEVSQLPVGLGLLELGYPLEAAQAASEIYQRHGRAIAEELYELFRKQVWPHYRESGASPERIQEVVERLKPLSIASLVDAYEAGMDQTRRESIARRATR from the coding sequence ATGACGTGTGGGACGGCTCACGCGACCGCCCCGAGAGGCGCTCAGAGGAAAGGGGGGTCCGCGATCACTGCCACGGCTCAAGCACCCGCTGACGACGACGGCCTGCTGACCCTCGAGCAACTCACCGAGCGGGTCGGGATGAGCGTGCGGAACGTACGGTTCTACACCTCGCGCGGCCTCGTACCCCCACCACTGCGGCGTGGTCGGGTCGGTTATTACACCGCCGATCACGTGGCGCGCCTCGGGCTCGTGCAGGAGTTGCAGTCACACGGCTTCACGTTGTCGGCGATCGAGCGGTACGTCGCGCGCATCCCCGCCGACGCGACCCCGGAGAACATCGCCTTGCACAAAGCGATGCTGGTGCCGTGGCAGGCCGCGACCTCGGTGTCGATGAGCGGACCCGAGTTGCAGCGGCGCGCCGGTCGTACGCTCTCCAGCGAAGACCTCGAGACGCTCAGCGCGCTCGGGGTGATCAGCGCCAACGGCTCGCGCTGGGAGGTCGAGGTAAGCCAACTCCCCGTGGGTCTCGGACTGCTGGAACTCGGGTATCCGCTCGAAGCCGCGCAAGCCGCAAGCGAGATCTATCAGCGCCATGGGCGCGCGATCGCCGAGGAGTTGTACGAGCTCTTCCGCAAGCAGGTCTGGCCGCACTACCGCGAATCCGGCGCCTCGCCCGAACGGATCCAAGAGGTCGTCGAGCGTCTCAAGCCGCTGTCGATCGCGTCGCTCGTGGATGCGTACGAGGCGGGGATGGACCAGACGCGGCGCGAGAGCATCGCGCGCCGCGCCACCCGCTGA
- a CDS encoding CsbD family protein: protein MGLGDKISNEAEELKGKAKESYGDATDNESMQAEGKADQASAGVKQAGEKVKDAAKDLKDGFKN from the coding sequence ATGGGACTTGGCGACAAGATCAGCAACGAGGCCGAAGAACTCAAAGGCAAGGCCAAGGAGTCGTACGGCGACGCGACTGATAACGAGTCGATGCAGGCCGAGGGCAAGGCCGACCAGGCCAGTGCCGGCGTGAAGCAAGCCGGCGAGAAGGTGAAGGACGCCGCTAAGGACCTCAAGGACGGCTTCAAGAACTGA